The Lycium barbarum isolate Lr01 chromosome 12, ASM1917538v2, whole genome shotgun sequence genome includes a region encoding these proteins:
- the LOC132624526 gene encoding uncharacterized protein LOC132624526, protein MYLPKYCKECKLQGHDEYDCRIINPELVQYDNERGEMPMENGKTKPHKSSDEVHNNKESNKDLQEDKETKAKKAKRLQAEEQHNKKQANDKGKQRQEDENQQGYEGKNNYGKYNYRGYNNLYNYSARVLAGGRVLGNSGNWNPIKDNRNFNAEKGSVNHSKQKETTVTATCNKFNTLVDLEEEQENQNETQGGSTHSSNPVKETARPWVDAAFGKQTENNKAMKKQGKIDSRQEQDNKKEKGVGDNQSEEGAIQDSERTITDIVENDYKKEDDNKQITEGQDQVESARQQVDQMKDLSEEPPDTNNMGEGDTTSSANKKQNNEVRTQNNERATQTRDQRDQNNKDTDIEKQAISGNHKYQLIAKDHENTAQEEVNQNKIDIGEEEAGETISSDLMEGNNKGDISPKHLTKTKKGHKARDKSVLPKTVRGVQTRMACSKGVSQ, encoded by the exons ATGTACCTTCCTAAGTATTGCAAGGAATGTAAATTACAGGGACATGATGAATATGATTGTAGAATTATAAATCCAGAGCTTGTTCAGTATGACAATGAAAGGGGGGAAATGCCAATGGAGAATGGCAAGACAAAACCTCATAAAAGCTCTGATGAAGTGCACAATAATAAGGAAAGCAATAAAGATCTCCAAGAGGATAAAGAAACTAAAGCAAAAAAGGCCAAGAGATTACAAGCAgaagaacaacataataaaaagcAGGCTAATGACAAAGGCAAACAAAGGCAAGAGGATGAAAACCAACAAGGATATGAAGGGAAAAATAATTATGGAAAATACAATTATAGAGGATACAATAATTTGTACAATTATTCTGCTAGAGTGTTGGCAGGTGGAAGAGTGTTAGGAAATTCGGGAAATTGGAATCCCATCAAAGACAACAGAAACTTCAATGCTGAGAAGGGAAGTGTAAATCATAGCAAACAGAAAGAGACAACAGTCACTGCTACATGCAACAAATTTAACACTTTGGTGGACTTGGAGGaggaacaagaaaatcaaaatgaaACACAAGGAGGAAGCACACATAGTAGCAATCCTGTTAAAGAGACAGCTAGGCCATGGGTGGATGCTGCCTTTGGGAAACAAACAGAAAATAACAAAGCTATGAAGAAGCAGGGAAAGATAGATAGCAGACAAGAGCAAGATAATAAGAAGGAGAAAGGGGTAGGGGATAATCAGTCAGAGGAGGGAGCCATACAAGATTCAGAAAGAACAATTACAGATATCGtggaaaatgattacaaaaaAGAAGATGATAACAAACAGATTACTGAAGGCCAAGAC CAAGTGGAATCAGCTAGACAACAAGTGGATCAAATGAAGGACTTATCGGAAGAGCCTCCTGATACAAACAATATGGGTGAAGGAGATACAACATCATCTGCAAATAAGAAACAAAATAATGAAGTCAGGACACAAAATAATGAAAGGGCAACACAAACAAGGGATCAGAGAGATCAAAACAACAAAGATACAGACATAGAAAAACAGGCAATTTCAGGAAATCATAAGTATCAACTGATAGCCAAAGATCATGAAAACACAGCACAagaagaagtgaatcagaataaaATAGATATTGGAGAGGAGGAAGCAGGTGAAACTATTAGTTCTGATTTAATGGAGGGCAACAATAAAGGAGATATTTCCCCTAAACATTTGACAAAAACTAAAAAAGGTCACAAGGCAAGAGATAAAAGTGTTCTTCCCAAGACAGTGAGAGGAGTACAAACAAGGATGGCATGCTCTAAAGGAGTTTCTCAATGA